Below is a genomic region from Polyodon spathula isolate WHYD16114869_AA chromosome 26, ASM1765450v1, whole genome shotgun sequence.
TCATCTCTTACTGCTGTAGCTTGGCACACTCCATGGTCCACTCCTGCTCCAGGTCAGAGATGATCTTTTCAGATGTGTCATCCTTCCTCAGAGACCACAGGTCTTCAGCCTTCAGTGGTGTCCTGTATCCTTTTACCACCAGCCTTGGAATAGAACCAGTAAGATCAGAGACCAGCACCAGGGACTGGGTTTTGTAAGTTGTAGGAAATGCTTTACAGCCCATATAAACGTTTACCATGGTATTTGTGCATTATTTTTACAGTCATACACACCCATAGTTATACTAtggatttaccatagtttaccctggtttatcatgtttattaatatcctttaccatacctcattATTCTTTACAGTACCTATTCTTCACCATGcctacactttgcttttactatagtaagcTTTTGTAAGGGAGACACCAGTTGGTTTCAACAGTAAAGACTTACGGTACTGACTTGCTTTGCCTGGCTTTTGtacaaaagtctttattttactGCAGTGCTTTGAGGTGCTGTTttataatacattgtattttattgttaattgtaaGTATGTGCGATGAGAAGGGGAGTTCATACCCAGTGAACCACCAGAAGAGTATCTTAGAGAGGAAGGAGGCGTCCTGGTCTGGACAAGGGTTCTACAAGGAAAAAAATAGCACAAGCTGGTTAGTAAGGACCCCTAGAGAGAGCGAACACACATTTTCTCTTTGCTACTAGAACCAGTAAGACAGTGCCATACAATCAAGCTGCGAGAACTAAAAACCTCAAGGTTTACTGTAATTTAGAATCGTTTATAGACTGCAAGATTACTAGAGATATGTGACTAATGTTGGGCACTTTTACACAGGGGTGGTAGTGTGAGGGAATGCTGTGGATGGGCCTATAAGCTGCTTTGTGATTTCCCTTTCCAAACAGCAAATACAAAGCAGATTTAAAGCATGCTCCTGCTGCGCAGTAACTCGCCGACACCGGCCTGCTGACAGTGGCCTCTATTTAAAACACGCCCTCACAGAGGAACAGGTTCCAAGCCACAGTGTGTAACTCGCCTCAGGAAGTGAGGGAGTCAAGCTTCATCAGTCCTCGCATAACGGGAAAGGCCACTGGGTGTCACAGACATCTTTCTGCCACCCTCCTCATGTAACCTTCTATATTGGGTAGTTATAGTTCTACAAGCATATACAGGGGGTGTTCCAAATTCACTTGACCAGGGAAAAAAGCATGATTATGGGTAAAATCTGTCAGGTAGCAACAGTAGAGCGTGTGGTTAGACGGATGTAGAGATGGCAACCTTTGTGTTCGCAGAAATTACAACTGTATTACATTCCTGATCAGAATCTAAAAAGTTTAACACCACTCACTGTCTCTTTGATGGGCACTGTAGAAAAGGGGGGTTGGTCAGCGAAACAGGACAGGACCAGTTCAGCCAGCTGCAGGGCAAAGTGGGAGAAAAAAGCAGCATAACGCACAACGTCCGACGAGAAACCCTGCAACGAAAAACATGGATCACACTCTATCCAGCGTGGGTGCATCATGGTAAGAGAGGTTCTGTACCACCTCAATGCTTCTTGTAGATAGTCTTTATGTGGCTTAGGGTGTTACTTAAGAGTTCTGTCTAGTCGTTTCCTTCCATGGACAGAGTGGGACCATTTTGGTTTACATTTGTGTGCATGGCTATGCTTGTTAATATCTCTGCAGCATATTGAAGACTTGTTGTAATCGTCAAAGACTGTTATTAAATTTGTGAAACAAAGATAATTGTTGTGGAGATGACAGGTTTTTAAAAACcttcaaaaaggaaaacaaaagctgTGATACACGGAAATacttatattataattaatatatctatatatatataataattcgaCACTTATAtataccatttatatatatatatatatatatatatatatatatatatatatatatatatatatatatatatatattagctccaCCAAACCAGCCAACAGTGAACCAGCCCAGTGTTTAAAGCAGACAGCAACTGAGCAATCAAACAGTTAATTGTGTCTAATTTTTGTAAACCCAGTGATGAGTCGAATGAAAGGCCTTGGTTGTGGGCCAACCTGTGAATGGGAATTAAAATCAAGATTCAATATCCCTCCGGAAATCAGGGTTAAATAGAGAAAGGCTGCCCTATTTCATCAAAATGTGCATTGTagataaaaatacaaatgattttTGGTTATGTTAAGGAGTCATGTAAGCAAAATCTATAGATGTACTGAAACTTCTATGTTTGTTAAGGTGGGTAGGTGGTGGTAGTGTATGTCTAAAGAAATACATACAAAGCCTGTCCTTTCtccatgtgtgtatatatatatatatatataaagttatataaaataaattgacaaCTTGCTTAAATTTGTCTGCCCCAAGAACACAGCGCTGGCTTGGTACTCTACACTGGTATGCTGTGACTGAAACCAAGCCTGACCAAATGCCTTCCTCACTGCCAGCTTTTTTCTAAAGGGCACGAGACACTTCCTGGCCACAAATGCCCCTAATTTCCCATGCTGTAATTGTGGCCTTTTCTGCTATTACGCTTTggtccatataaaaaaaaaaaaaaaaaaaaaaaaacatctgtagttgaaatgacattttaaaaggggTGAGCACAGTTAAACTGCTGTCCTACATGTAGATTATAGAAATGTGTCTTATTTTTGTCAAGCCAAAACACTTGTCTCCTCTGTGAACATCTGCACCAGAATTGTGAATTTCTTTACTGTTCCTGAAAAGAAACCCTTATGGTTGCTGGGAAGCTGCTTTTTTCCCAAAGGTTACTGTTTCGGAAGGCTTGGCTGTCCGAGCCACaggaggtctcagtatcccagAGAGCCACGTCTCTCCTCACACCGCACACACAATCAGCCTGCTAATTTACACCTTGGTGGTAATTACTGTGTCTGTGAAAGTTCTGGAAATGATTTGCTCTAATCTACTCATTGAATTACAGGAGGTGTGGGATATGTAGAAAATGCACACGTGTAATAAATTCCTACCCCCGTACAATTTAGACTATACCcagtagtgttttattgtttatttaattgtaataattaatacaaaGCCTCATACAACTCTGCAACAATACCAGATATTTATGATCGGAGAACAATAGCTCTGGTGTATAGAagttacaaatacagaaacagacCAGGTAgagagaagcacagagaggcagGGAAGCAGCTAAACAGGGGTTAGTCCATCATTCATAAATACCTGCCATAAAATAGTGCTTGTGTTCAGTGAATGAATCAGGATCAGATGTACTCGCTCCTGGTGCTCTTACCTCCTCGACAGCAAGCTGGATCTTTGCCCTCAGGGGTACCAGCGCACAGACGACTGCCAGCAGCCAGTAGATGAACAGGAAGACAGAGGATCGACAGCCGTGGCTCCGCTCGTTCTGGATCAGCAGAACCGCCAGCACCTGTAGGGTAAAGGTACAGTCCGAGAACCTTCTCTCTAAAAACACCCACTATCAGCTTGCAGGTAAAGTGtctttatacttttttaaaacagacaaatgtGGTCTGATTATAAAGTTAGTTTGGCCACTTCTTTGCTGCTGCCTAACTAAATAAAGGATTCTATAACCAGCTTTGATCACAACGCTACCCatatatttaattaatgcatAAATCTCacttatctatctatcaatcatATGCCTCTGTAGCTGGACACTGGCAGTGGACCATCCCATTCTGAATAATATCCCTGCCTACACATCCTTTTCTACTGGTGATCCACCCCATTCTGAAAAACAGGATGCATGATGCAGAGGCACTAATGGTCAATGAATGATGtcaatgttatataaaaaaaaagaaaaaaaaaaacctttccctaTAATCATCAAGGATTCGTTGCACAGGAATGAAGTAAAATCTTAGAAAGACACAAGATCATGTTCACGTTTCCTACATCTACAGCAGTAATGTTTCTCTTGAGTTGCTGTAAGTTGATTACAATAGAGAAATGCTGACTCTTGTTGAGTGTCAGCAGTTTTAACAAAAAGGCAGCTTTTCGAAGGTTTAAAGAACTAAACCAAGCATGATGGACCGACAAGACATGGTAACAAGGATAAGCAGTAGTGAAAATGACCCGGTTTGTAGTGACATCGGCAGCACACAAGGTGACTCTATTAAACTCAGGTTTCCAGACTTGCTAAATCCAACTCTGTGACTTGACTCTTTATGTTTCAGAtccatgtttgtctttttttattgacaTTGCTGTCTGCCTGGACCACGCGTGGGCAGGCTGTCTCTGCCCCTCTCTATACCGCGTTCATGTGTCTGTGGTGATGGTCTGTCTAAATTCCCAGGAAAAAGTGACTGTTTAAGATGAAAATTAATTTACTGGTCATTTGAGTTGAGTGACTGCCAGCGCAGGAAATTGTGGTCTTTTGTCTGTTCAAGATTGTCTATTacaacctataaaaaaaaaatactaatacctATTCATCTTCCCAAACCGCTGTGATAAAACatgaaaaagcaaagcaaagtgtagtGACTAAAAGAAGGCTAAACATACTTGTCCTGGGAGTAAATGTTAGCAGCTATTGAGCTCTGTTTGCAGCAGTGTGCTCTCCTTCTTTGTTAGGTGTATAAAGGCAGAGCCCAGGAATAAAGTGAATTACCACAGAAAGGCTTCGAATCCCAGGGCTGACCAGGAACACCAGATGCTGCTGGATCTCACTGTGTCTCTCCAACAGAATGTAGAAAAACTCTACGAATCCAAATGAGGCCAGGAGAAAACCGAGGACCTGGGGACGTGAAGAAAAAGGGGTCAGGTCAAACTCAATCACAACTCATTACTTACAACTGTTTTTGCTACTAAACATCT
It encodes:
- the LOC121301068 gene encoding multidrug resistance-associated protein 1 isoform X1, whose protein sequence is MDSFCSLSGLDPLWDWNQTWYTPNPDLTQCFQNTVLVWVPCIYLWVCAPFYFLYLYCHDRGHIRLSCLCCTKVVLGFLLASFGFVEFFYILLERHSEIQQHLVFLVSPGIRSLSVVLAVLLIQNERSHGCRSSVFLFIYWLLAVVCALVPLRAKIQLAVEEGFSSDVVRYAAFFSHFALQLAELVLSCFADQPPFSTVPIKETNPCPDQDASFLSKILFWWFTGLVVKGYRTPLKAEDLWSLRKDDTSEKIISDLEQEWTMECAKLQQKTDSLPPTATLGSRMPDQAQLLRKLQKEQSSGFCLLRALARVFGPYFLSGTLCLVVHDVFMFSIPQVLR
- the LOC121301068 gene encoding multidrug resistance-associated protein 1 isoform X2, whose product is MDSFCSLSGLDPLWDWNQTWYTPNPDLTQCFQNTVLVWVPCIYLWVCAPFYFLYLYCHDRGHIRLSCLCCTKVVLGFLLASFGFVEFFYILLERHSEIQQHLVFLVSPGIRSLSVVLAVLLIQNERSHGCRSSVFLFIYWLLAVVCALVPLRAKIQLAVEELAELVLSCFADQPPFSTVPIKETNPCPDQDASFLSKILFWWFTGLVVKGYRTPLKAEDLWSLRKDDTSEKIISDLEQEWTMECAKLQQKTDSLPPTATLGSRMPDQAQLLRKLQKEQSSGFCLLRALARVFGPYFLSGTLCLVVHDVFMFSIPQVLR